Proteins from a single region of Echeneis naucrates chromosome 14, fEcheNa1.1, whole genome shotgun sequence:
- the rars1 gene encoding arginine--tRNA ligase, cytoplasmic, protein MWTLASLPPSQFVSSSSRFTSSPQISCLSAELQEMGDPVTDYTARLQQQEREIRNLSAEIESLKNPQNLNPSPRLDELREENTRLKYRLNILKRSLQEEKTHCGKSTMNINQQLQEIFGEAIRTSCPELENPPLAVTPNQQPKFGDYQCNSAMAMAQMLKAKGLKVSPREIAEKIIQNLPDNELVQKTEIAGPGFINIHLKKTFVSKLLSHLLINGAQPPPLAARKKVVVDFSSPNIAKEMHVGHLRSTIIGESMSRLFEFLGYDVLRLNHVGDWGTQFGMLIAHLQDKFPDYLTVSPPISDLQAFYKESKKRFDEDEDFKKRAYQCVVRLQSKEPDFIKGWNLICDVSRREFQKVYDCLDIKLIERGESYYQELMTEVVKEFDGKGLTQMDEGRKLVFVPGQSIPLTIVKSDGGYTYDTSDLAAIRQRLFEEKADIIIYVTDSGQATHFQVVFAAAQMIGWYDPQVTRVEHAGFGVVLGEDKKKFKTRSGDTVRLMDLLEEGLKRSMDKLKEKERDKALTPEELVKAQRAVAFGCIKYADLSHNRINDYIFSFDKMLDDRGNTAAYLLYAFTRIRSIARLANIDEAMLKKAAETTEVILDHEKEWKLGKCILRFPEILQKILDDLLLHTLCDYLYELATTFTEFYDSCYCVEKDRQTGEVIKVNMWRMLLCEATAIIMAKGFEILGINPVQRM, encoded by the exons ATGTGGACGTTGGcgtctcttcctccttctcagtTCGTTTCATCATCCAGCAGATTCACGTCTTCTCCACAGATCAGCTGCCTCTCTGCGGAGCTTCAGGAGATGGGAGACCCGGTGACAGATTACACTGcccggctgcagcagcag GAGCGGGAAATCCGGAATCTGTCGGCAGAGATTGAGAGTCTGAAGAACCCACAGAACCTGAATCCGTCTCCACGTCTGGATGAGCTGCGTGAGGAAAACACCCGGCTGAAATATCGTCTCAACATCCTCAAGAGG AgtctgcaggaggagaaaactCACTGCGGGAAATCCACGATGAACATCaaccagcagctccaggagATTTTCGGCGAGGCCATCAGGACTTCCTGCCCCGAGCTGGAGAACCCTCCGCTGGCCGTCACGCCAAACCAGCAGCCAAAGTTCGGAGACTACCAGTGCAACAGCGCCATGGCGATGGCTCAG ATGCTGAAGGCGAAGGGCCTCAAAGTCAGCCCCCGTGAAATCGCTGAGAAGATCATCCAGAACCTTCCAGACAACGAACTGGTCCAGAAAACTGAGATCGCAGGACCAG GTTTCATCAACATCCATCTGAAGAAGACGTTTGTGTCCAAACTGCTGAGTCACCTCCTGATCAACGGGGCTCAGCCGCCGCCGCTGGCCGCCAGGAAGAAG GTGGTGGTGGACTTCTCCTCCCCAAACATCGCCAAAGAGATGCACGTAGGTCACCTACGCTCCACCATCATCGGAGAGAGCATGAGCCGCCTGTTCGAGTTCCTCGGCTACGACGTCCTCAG GTTGAACCACGTGGGCGACTGGGGGACTCAGTTCGGGATGCTGATCGCTCACCTGCAGGATAAATTCCCGGACTACCTGACGGTGTCTCCGCCCATCAGCGACCTGCAGGCCTTCTAcaag gagTCGAAGAAGCGCTTTGACGAGGACGAGGACTTCAAGAAACGAGCGTACCAGTGTGTCGTCAGGCTGCAGAGCAAAGAGCCGGACTTCATCAAAGGCTGGAACCTGATCTGTGACGTGTCCAGGAGAG agTTTCAGAAGGTCTACGACTGTCTGGACATCAAGCTCATCGAGAGGGGAGAGTCCTACTATCAGGAACTGATGACCGAGGTGGTGAAGGAGTTTGATGGGAAAG GCCTGACGCAGATGGACGAAGGCCGTAAGCTCGTCTTCGTCCCAGGTCAGTCCATCCCCCTCACAATCGTCAAGTCGGACGGCGGCTACACCTACGACACGTCGGACCTCGCCGCCATTCGCCAGCGGCTCTTTGAGGAGAAGGCCGACATCATCATCTACGTCACAGACAGCGGACAG gccACACATTTCCAGGTGGTGTTCGCTGCGGCTCAGATGATTGGCTGGTACGATCCCCAGGTGACCCGGGTGGAGCACGCCGGCTTTGGAGTGGTGCTGGGAGAGGACAA GAAGAAGTTTAAGACCCGGTCCGGGGACACGGTGAGGCTGATGGACCTGCTGGAGGAGGGACTGAAGAGGTCCATGGACaagctgaaggagaaggagagagacaag GCCTTGACCCCCGAGGAGCTGGTGAAGGCCCAGAGGGCCGTCGCCTTCGGCTGCATCAAATATGCTGACCTTTCCCACAACCGGATCAACGACTACATCTTCTCCTTCGACAAGATGCTGGACGACCGAGGCAACACAGCAGCGTACCTCCTCTACGCCTTCACCCGCATCAG GTCCATCGCTCGTCTGGCGAACATCGATGAGGCCATGCTGAAGAAGGCGGCGGAGACCACGGAGGTCATCCTGGACCACGAGAAGGAGTGGAAGCTGGGGAAGTGCATCCTGCGCTTCCCTGAGATCCTGCAGAAGATCCTGGACGACCTGCTGCTGCACACGCTCTGCGACTACCTGTACGAACTCGCCACCACCTTCACCGAGTTCTACGACAGCTGCTACTGCGTGGAGaaggacaggcagacag GTGAGGTGATCAAGGTGAACATGTGGAGGATGCTGCTCTGCGAGGCCACGGCCATCATCATGGCTAAAGGCTTTGAAATCCTGGGCATCAACCCCGTCCAGAGGATGTGA